Proteins encoded within one genomic window of Hahella chejuensis KCTC 2396:
- a CDS encoding asparagine synthase-related protein, with amino-acid sequence MSGIAGLYHAKKIVTDADLRAMSDAMSHRGPDGSNVWRQAQLGFCHNMLHTTPESLFEALPAESHDQRVVITADARLDNRKELACALGINRSDLPLLSDSQLILMGYLHWDLACVSQFLGDFCFAIWDKDRRRLFIAMDPMGTRSLLYFHSPDLFAFATDVKALLAAPGVDKKLDESGFVLLASGRRREAPERTCFEGITRLTGGERLCVHPPSSGQAGWKIEKRSYYTLQPETLNFKHPEEMLEAFREKFRLAVTCRMRSAFPVATLLSGGLDSSAISCMAADQRRHFSHPLIALSSCLTDQDPEQDERRFISIVARQKQLPVHYVTPTSGPAALLHQVHDMTGLPVNLNPHVYTALYAKAQSEGARIVMDGVCGEWGPSWTGEGYLQYLLQQLHWKTLKETVLSLSQNYSQSPHRVFQNDVLAPLEPRFLRNIRYKLRGRSVEENRLPLTNRLYHQHAAPPPEAKSSDKSLLGKRLNVILGGRTPREWYSPHFHIRNTFPYLDERVLKFCLGLSDEWFIQKGWRRYFIRAAMEKTLPPEIQWRRDKRPFSPNYHRLMQTDAPVYESIVQDVSPSDPVRDYIDVERIKRTIKELNQRPSWGPYNGVDFARKVVDFGVQSLIFLRWFQRL; translated from the coding sequence ATGAGTGGTATCGCTGGGTTATACCATGCAAAAAAAATCGTCACTGACGCAGACCTTCGCGCCATGTCAGACGCCATGTCGCACCGAGGCCCGGATGGAAGCAATGTTTGGCGGCAGGCGCAGCTCGGCTTTTGTCACAACATGCTGCACACCACGCCAGAGTCTTTGTTTGAAGCATTGCCCGCAGAGTCGCATGACCAGCGAGTTGTAATTACCGCAGATGCTCGCCTGGACAACCGAAAAGAGCTTGCCTGCGCACTGGGAATAAATCGAAGCGACTTGCCCCTGCTGAGTGACAGCCAACTCATTCTTATGGGTTATCTTCATTGGGATTTGGCGTGTGTGAGCCAATTTCTGGGCGATTTCTGTTTCGCCATCTGGGACAAAGACAGGCGTCGCCTGTTTATCGCTATGGACCCGATGGGAACCCGGTCGCTACTCTATTTCCACTCCCCTGACCTATTTGCTTTCGCAACAGATGTCAAAGCCTTGCTAGCCGCCCCGGGAGTGGACAAAAAGCTGGATGAGTCGGGGTTTGTCCTTCTGGCGTCAGGTCGCAGACGGGAAGCGCCTGAGCGCACATGCTTTGAAGGCATAACCAGGCTTACCGGCGGCGAGCGCTTATGCGTTCATCCTCCCTCTTCCGGGCAAGCAGGTTGGAAGATTGAGAAACGCAGTTACTACACTCTCCAACCTGAAACGCTCAACTTCAAACATCCAGAGGAAATGCTTGAGGCGTTTCGAGAGAAATTCCGACTGGCGGTGACTTGCCGAATGCGCAGCGCCTTCCCCGTAGCCACGCTTCTTAGCGGCGGACTGGATTCTTCCGCTATCAGCTGCATGGCCGCTGACCAGCGGCGCCACTTCTCCCATCCCCTTATCGCACTGTCATCCTGCCTGACAGATCAAGATCCTGAGCAGGATGAAAGACGATTTATTAGTATCGTTGCGCGCCAAAAGCAGTTGCCTGTTCATTACGTAACGCCCACGTCCGGTCCCGCCGCGTTACTGCACCAAGTACACGACATGACCGGCCTTCCCGTTAACCTCAATCCACATGTCTATACAGCGCTCTACGCCAAAGCGCAGAGTGAGGGCGCCCGCATTGTAATGGATGGCGTCTGCGGCGAGTGGGGACCCAGCTGGACTGGAGAGGGTTATTTACAGTATTTGCTACAACAACTGCATTGGAAAACACTGAAGGAAACAGTCCTCAGTTTGTCTCAAAACTATTCCCAGTCTCCTCACAGGGTATTCCAGAACGACGTTCTAGCTCCATTGGAACCCAGGTTCCTCCGCAATATACGATATAAATTGAGAGGGCGCTCGGTAGAGGAAAACAGGCTTCCCCTGACCAACAGACTCTACCATCAACATGCGGCCCCACCGCCTGAGGCCAAGTCATCAGACAAGTCGCTTCTGGGAAAACGGCTAAATGTCATACTTGGTGGCCGCACGCCTAGAGAATGGTATTCACCACACTTTCATATTCGCAACACCTTTCCTTATTTAGATGAGCGGGTATTAAAGTTTTGCCTGGGGTTGTCGGATGAATGGTTCATACAGAAAGGCTGGCGCCGTTATTTCATTCGCGCCGCGATGGAAAAAACGCTTCCTCCAGAAATTCAATGGCGTAGAGATAAAAGACCTTTTTCGCCAAATTATCACAGGCTGATGCAAACTGACGCCCCTGTCTACGAGAGTATTGTTCAAGACGTTTCTCCATCAGATCCGGTAAGAGACTATATTGATGTTGAAAGGATCAAACGCACGATAAAAGAGCTCAATCAACGCCCTTCATGGGGACCATACAACGGCGTCGATTTCGCGAGGAAAGTGGTGGATTTCGGGGTACAGAGCCTGATATTTCTTCGCTGGTTTCAGCGACTCTAG
- a CDS encoding ABC transporter ATP-binding protein: protein MKQDIKESISSYVVMSWRYDKRSIVLLTTLLFALAFVQGVGLLALIPLLTLAGVDAGYELGSQWSWLGSMLELNEALIIFIVIIVVYSTIKYFQQTLAAKLQTELALNLRGRLTAKMLAFSWLRFTQFRVSHLAQVLNHEVDRASQISLLLVQLVSLSCVLGVYSVVSYLTSPGLTLVALVSGGGIYAGSRCLNRLSLRNGEEGKVLRQAYFSAVSEYMQGMKVVKAFKQEKRAGVDLEEQSRRLGCALLRFKKISALVTLYYEILIAVCLVGLCYFFIRWVKLPAAEFIVLLLLFSRFAPILKDMSYRYQQILNILPSYSEVVCILNGDVEEGLSDKSIEVKPIVATRSVRLERVSFSYLSTPGTYALRDFSITLPVNSVTALLGPSGSGKTTAADILSGLLTPSNGQVLIDGKELSEQEITQWSHSVSYVTQESFLFNKSVRENLLWAAPGIEEDELWEALRNASAERFVKALPQGIDTLIGERGDLLSGGEKQRLAVARALLRKPALLILDEVSSALDEENETVIIEAIRELKKMTTVLIITHRKALLSCTDFVVHMENGEVQSRRISSQGLQSIQ from the coding sequence TTGAAACAGGACATTAAAGAAAGTATTTCCTCATACGTCGTGATGTCGTGGCGTTACGACAAGCGCAGCATCGTTCTGCTCACGACGCTGCTTTTTGCTTTGGCTTTTGTTCAGGGGGTTGGCCTGTTGGCGTTGATTCCGTTGTTGACCTTGGCGGGAGTCGACGCCGGGTATGAGCTGGGCTCCCAATGGAGTTGGCTAGGCTCCATGCTGGAGCTTAACGAAGCATTGATTATCTTCATCGTGATTATCGTTGTTTATTCTACGATTAAATACTTCCAGCAGACACTCGCTGCAAAGTTGCAGACGGAACTTGCTCTTAACCTCAGAGGACGGCTGACAGCGAAGATGCTGGCTTTTTCTTGGTTGCGCTTCACTCAGTTTCGAGTCTCTCATTTAGCCCAGGTTTTAAATCACGAGGTGGATAGAGCCTCGCAAATATCTCTCTTGCTCGTTCAGCTTGTTTCTTTGAGTTGCGTGCTTGGTGTGTACAGTGTTGTTTCTTATCTGACGTCCCCTGGCTTGACTCTGGTGGCGCTGGTGAGTGGTGGCGGGATTTACGCGGGTTCACGTTGCTTGAATCGGCTGAGTCTCCGCAATGGGGAGGAAGGGAAAGTGCTTCGCCAGGCTTATTTCTCCGCTGTAAGCGAATATATGCAAGGAATGAAAGTTGTAAAAGCGTTCAAGCAGGAAAAGCGCGCTGGTGTTGATCTGGAAGAGCAAAGCCGCCGATTAGGATGTGCATTATTAAGGTTTAAGAAAATCAGTGCATTAGTCACCCTGTATTATGAAATACTCATCGCGGTTTGTTTGGTTGGACTCTGTTATTTTTTTATTAGATGGGTGAAGCTGCCTGCGGCTGAATTTATTGTGTTGCTTTTGCTTTTTTCCCGATTCGCGCCAATCTTGAAGGATATGTCTTATCGGTATCAGCAGATTCTCAATATCCTGCCTTCGTATAGCGAAGTGGTGTGCATATTAAACGGCGACGTGGAGGAAGGTTTGTCCGATAAGAGCATAGAAGTGAAACCGATAGTGGCGACACGAAGCGTCCGTCTCGAACGTGTAAGTTTTTCCTATTTGTCGACGCCAGGGACATACGCGCTCCGTGACTTTTCTATCACTTTGCCTGTTAACAGCGTTACGGCGTTGCTTGGGCCTTCCGGCTCTGGAAAAACTACCGCTGCGGATATTCTGTCAGGGCTGCTGACTCCGTCCAATGGACAGGTGCTAATTGATGGGAAAGAGCTAAGTGAACAAGAGATTACGCAATGGAGCCACTCGGTTAGTTATGTGACGCAGGAGAGTTTCTTGTTTAACAAGAGTGTTCGTGAAAATTTGCTTTGGGCTGCGCCTGGGATTGAGGAGGATGAACTATGGGAAGCATTGCGGAATGCGTCGGCGGAAAGGTTTGTCAAAGCGTTGCCTCAAGGCATAGATACCCTTATCGGTGAGCGGGGCGATTTGTTATCAGGAGGTGAAAAGCAGCGTCTTGCAGTGGCCAGAGCGCTATTGAGAAAGCCGGCTTTACTTATCCTGGATGAAGTTAGCAGCGCTTTGGATGAGGAGAATGAAACTGTCATTATTGAGGCTATCCGCGAACTGAAAAAAATGACTACAGTGCTTATCATCACCCATCGAAAAGCGTTGCTGTCCTGTACGGACTTTGTCGTACATATGGAAAACGGCGAAGTTCAGAGTCGCAGAATTTCCTCTCAGGGGCTGCAGAGCATCCAATAA